The genomic region TTTCTGAACCAGTACCGCTTCGGCGGCTGTCTGGCCGACGATATGGGTCTGGGAAAAACCGTCATGACGCTCGCCCTGCTGCAATCGCAGAAAGAAGCCGGCCTGACCGACCCCGAAAAAGCCCGTCCGAACCTGCTGGTGATGCCCACGTCGCTGCTGTACAACTGGGAACTGGAGGCCCGCAAGTTCACGCCGAATCTGCGGATTCTGGTGTATACGGGCACGTATCGGGACAAGAACACCGCCCAGTTCGACCAGTACGACCTTATTCTGACCTCGTACGGCATCGTCCGGATCGACATTGATCTGCTGAAACTGTACCGCTTCAACTACATCATTCTCGACGAATCGCAGGCGATCAAAAACCCGACCTCGCACATTACGAAGGCCGTCATGCACCTCGACTCGGCCCACCGGCTCATTCTGACGGGTACTCCGCTGGAAAACAGCACGATGGACCTGTGGTCGCAGATGACCTTTATCAATCCGGGTCTGCTGGGCAGCCAGACCTTTTTCCGGAACGAATTTCAGATTCCGATCGAAAAAAAGAACGACGAGGCCAAAACGCAGCGGCTTTACGGCATCATCAAGCCGTTTCTGCTGCGGCGGCACAAATCGCAGGTGGCGCTGGACCTGCCCGAGAAAGTGGAGAACATCCATTACTGCGACATGACGCCCGAGCAGGAAAAGCAGTACGAAGAAGCCAAATCGTACTACCGCAACCTGATTCTGGAACGGATTGAAGAAGACGGCATGGCCAAATCGCAGATGGTGGTGCTGCAGGGCCTGACCAAACTCCGGCAAATTGCCAACCATCCGCGCATGATCGACGAGACGTACGAGGGCGATTCGGGCAAGCTCGAAGACGTGGTGATGCGCCTCGAAGGAGCTATGGCCGACAATCACAAGGTATTGATTTTCAGTCAGTTCATCAAGCACCTCGATGTCGTGCAGCAGTACCTGAAAAAACAGGGTATCCGCTACGCCTACCTCGACGGCTCGACGCAGGACCGCCGGGAGCAGGTGGCTCTGTTCCAGACCAATGAGGAGGTAAAGCTGTTTCTGATTTCGCTCAAAGCCGGCGGGCTGGGCCACAACCTGACCGCCGCCGATTACGTCTTCATCCTCGACCCCTGGTGGAATCCCGCTATTGAGGCGCAGGCCGTGGACCGCGCCCACCGCATCGGGCAGCAGAAAACGGTCTTCACCTACAAATTCATCACGCACAACACCGTGGAAGAGAAGATTCTGGACCTTCAGCGGAGCAAACAGCGGCTAGCCAGCGAACTCATCACCAGCGAAGAAAACTTCGTCAAAGCCCTCACGAAGGAGGATATCATGGTACTGCTGGGATAGACTGAATGGCTGAATGACTGAATGGCTGAATGACTGAATAGCTTCGCATCAATGCAAAAGCTGGCGGAGCTAATCAGTCATTCAGTCATTCAAAATTCAATCATTCCCTCCCGGTAGCCATGCCGTGAACGTCGCTCCCTGGCCTAATTGGCTGCTGGCCGAAAGGGTTCCGCCATGACTTTGCACCACTTTTTTGCAGATCGCCAGGCCGATGCCGGTGCCTTTGTACACCGAACCGTTGTGCAGGCGGCTGAACGGTTCGAAGATTTGCGCCATGTACTTTTCGTCGAAGCCGATGCCGTTGTCGGCAACGCTGATTTCGTAACCATCGGCAACGGGGCGGGCCTCAATCCGGATGTGCGGCGGCACCTGGGGACGCTGGTATTTTAGGGCGTTGGTCAGCAGGTTCTGAAACAGGTGGCGGATTTGACCCGGCATCAATTCCAGTTCGGGCAGCGGACCGACCTCGATCTGCGCCTGCTTCTCGCGGATGATTATGTCCAGTTCGTCAATCACCTCCCCGACCAGGTCCTGTAGATTGACCTTTTTAAACGTTTCTTTCTGGTTGCTTACCCGGGAATACGTCAGCAAATCCCGGATGAGGGCCGAGGAACGGGCGGCGGCCAGTTCGATCCGCTCAAAATACGGGCGCACATTATCCGTCAGGTCCTCCGCAAACGAGTCGGCAATCAGACTGATGTAGGTATGAATTTTTCGCAGGGGTTCCTGCAAATCATGGCTCGCCACGTAGGCAAAGCGCTGGAGGTCTTCGTTCGAGCGTTGGAGTTCCGTTATTTTTTCTTCGAGCGTGGCTTCGTAAGCGCGAAGCTGCATTTCGTTCTGCTCCCGCTTTTCCAGCTCGGACCGCAGGCGGCGATACCCCACCAGCAGAATCAGGAAAATAAACAGCAGCAGCACCACCGACAGGCTATTGGTA from Tellurirhabdus rosea harbors:
- a CDS encoding sensor histidine kinase; protein product: MEAAIQRLSNQIAIGAFIVFSLVICGFGLSLFIHQREEQSNQWVIHTYQVIDQLKDVSHRIADAETGVRGYTLTGRDVFLTPYRTTKDSLPAHLQTLRTLVDDNPSQSARVGELQKLTAQKLAILDRQVKLKSKTDPAEVARLVETGRQISIRISEKVRVMIEVEQSLLKDRNRRAESFFQYTNSLSVVLLLFIFLILLVGYRRLRSELEKREQNEMQLRAYEATLEEKITELQRSNEDLQRFAYVASHDLQEPLRKIHTYISLIADSFAEDLTDNVRPYFERIELAAARSSALIRDLLTYSRVSNQKETFKKVNLQDLVGEVIDELDIIIREKQAQIEVGPLPELELMPGQIRHLFQNLLTNALKYQRPQVPPHIRIEARPVADGYEISVADNGIGFDEKYMAQIFEPFSRLHNGSVYKGTGIGLAICKKVVQSHGGTLSASSQLGQGATFTAWLPGGND